A genomic window from Flavobacterium lindanitolerans includes:
- a CDS encoding DUF2147 domain-containing protein: MKKLVAYCIVLLFAGIQTGQAQSVTGRWKTFDDETGAAKSIVEIYEKNDKLYGKVVEILEKGKEDKTCEKCKGSKKDKPIKGLVIIEGLSKNDDTWEGGTILDPKNGKEYKCHINLENKDKLKVRGYIGFSLLGRTQYWTRVEK; this comes from the coding sequence ATGAAAAAGCTAGTTGCATATTGTATCGTTCTGCTTTTTGCAGGAATACAGACAGGACAGGCACAATCTGTTACCGGACGGTGGAAAACCTTTGATGATGAAACCGGAGCTGCCAAGTCTATTGTCGAAATTTATGAAAAGAACGACAAGCTTTACGGCAAAGTAGTTGAAATACTTGAAAAAGGAAAAGAAGACAAGACCTGCGAAAAATGCAAAGGCAGCAAAAAAGACAAACCAATAAAAGGATTGGTGATTATTGAAGGATTGTCTAAAAATGATGATACCTGGGAAGGCGGCACTATTTTGGATCCAAAAAACGGGAAAGAATACAAATGCCATATCAATCTTGAAAATAAAGACAAACTAAAAGTCCGCGGTTATATTGGCTTT
- a CDS encoding outer membrane beta-barrel protein: MKKASLIICTICFALIGTKSQAQEFYIRGGLGFVTESGKTEFNNADPNGLTMIQQSTDITVNPDGTMRIKSLNGTLGGGFKGNITAGYMFNNYIGAEIGFNYFSGYDKTIGKLTSPQLQSEEVAYLRGLDIIPAIYITPGLSKLNPYARIGAIIPTAGKLFIETTANQTDGGGQGTDIHVEAKSEVESKFSVGFVGALGVTYPVAPRLQVFGEVEFKNLSIKSKSAEITEYRTTAVTNGNAVLVPGQQLADLPVNEKKFVFSDSYTQGPADPDSPRRLPTQYVNASGIGVNIGIRYSFGK, translated from the coding sequence ATGAAAAAGGCAAGCCTTATAATTTGCACGATATGTTTCGCCTTAATTGGCACAAAAAGCCAGGCACAGGAATTTTATATCCGGGGTGGCTTAGGTTTTGTTACCGAATCAGGAAAAACAGAATTTAACAATGCCGACCCGAATGGGCTGACAATGATTCAGCAATCTACCGATATTACCGTAAATCCTGATGGAACCATGAGGATAAAATCTCTGAATGGAACTTTGGGAGGTGGATTTAAAGGAAATATTACGGCAGGATATATGTTTAATAACTATATAGGAGCCGAAATAGGTTTCAATTACTTTTCAGGCTATGATAAAACTATAGGAAAATTAACCAGTCCGCAGCTCCAGTCGGAAGAAGTAGCCTATTTAAGAGGGTTGGACATTATCCCCGCCATTTATATTACTCCGGGTTTGAGCAAATTGAATCCGTACGCAAGAATTGGAGCCATTATACCCACAGCCGGAAAACTTTTTATTGAAACTACGGCCAATCAAACTGATGGTGGCGGTCAGGGAACCGACATTCACGTAGAAGCCAAATCAGAGGTAGAATCGAAATTTAGTGTTGGTTTTGTAGGTGCATTAGGTGTTACCTATCCTGTTGCACCAAGATTGCAGGTTTTTGGCGAAGTAGAGTTTAAAAATTTGAGCATCAAGAGTAAATCGGCAGAAATTACAGAATACAGAACTACGGCGGTTACTAACGGAAATGCCGTATTGGTTCCGGGACAGCAATTGGCAGACCTTCCTGTAAATGAAAAGAAATTCGTTTTTTCAGACAGTTATACACAAGGACCGGCAGACCCTGATTCTCCACGCAGATTGCCAACACAGTATGTAAATGCCAGTGGAATAGGAGTAAACATAGGTATACGTTATAGTTTCGGAAAATGA
- a CDS encoding LytR/AlgR family response regulator transcription factor yields MTLQATHTVFNSRLKMRTVFTACLVLFITVNVLIDYLSTLSQNSAFYLSESLLFSSYWILFLPLLTLFLKLTEKKDKIAIKILLIGGAIAFHLLSYPALIWIVSKIFYSHTFSYWQTFNFGISAYLIKTIIIYGFMLIAFSLSNQKIQTAPLSPSNEKKAYINSILISDSTNRKTVVAVNDILYFSANSPYVNIYQLSKKHLYSGTLKSLEVQLDNKQFVRIHKSYIVNINKIISVRSRQNGDYDITLTDDTVLRLSRNYAKNFKLHFSAHQLSLK; encoded by the coding sequence TTGACACTTCAGGCAACCCATACTGTTTTTAACAGCAGGCTGAAAATGAGAACTGTTTTCACGGCCTGTTTAGTCTTGTTTATCACTGTAAACGTGCTTATAGATTACCTGTCTACACTATCCCAAAACAGCGCGTTCTACCTGTCAGAATCGTTACTGTTCAGTTCCTATTGGATTTTGTTCCTTCCTTTGCTGACATTATTTTTAAAACTGACCGAAAAGAAAGATAAAATCGCAATTAAAATATTACTTATTGGCGGGGCAATTGCATTTCACCTGCTATCATATCCTGCCTTGATTTGGATTGTCTCAAAAATATTCTATTCCCATACGTTTTCGTATTGGCAGACTTTTAATTTTGGTATATCGGCCTATTTGATAAAAACGATTATTATTTATGGGTTTATGCTAATAGCTTTCTCTTTATCGAATCAGAAAATCCAAACTGCACCATTATCTCCATCAAATGAGAAAAAAGCTTATATCAATTCTATTTTAATTTCAGACAGCACTAACAGAAAAACAGTAGTGGCAGTAAACGATATATTATATTTTTCTGCCAATTCTCCTTATGTCAACATTTATCAGCTTTCCAAAAAACATCTGTATAGCGGAACCTTAAAATCTTTGGAAGTACAATTAGACAACAAACAGTTTGTACGTATACACAAATCATATATAGTGAACATAAATAAGATTATATCTGTCCGGTCAAGACAAAACGGTGATTATGATATTACCCTCACAGATGATACTGTTTTGAGGTTGAGCCGTAATTATGCCAAGAATTTTAAACTTCACTTTTCAGCACATCAGCTTAGCTTAAAATAA
- a CDS encoding intradiol ring-cleavage dioxygenase — MKKRIFFKLIFLQLVFMSCNGQQANEKLLPKNNPIVGGGCDGCELMYIGIPKELHATDTSSGWNEKGQKLIVSGTVFQLDQKTPAPNVILYYWQTDNAGYYSPTQKMDERVKRHGHIRGWVKTDKNGKYTIKTIRPAPYPNDVLPAHIHLSIKEPDVANEYYTDEINFEDDKLLTAHFKKYPQEKRGGSGVVKIKVKDGVQITTHNIVLGLNIPNYPKKFR, encoded by the coding sequence ATGAAAAAACGAATTTTCTTTAAACTGATTTTTTTGCAACTGGTGTTTATGAGTTGTAACGGACAACAGGCGAATGAAAAATTACTCCCTAAAAACAATCCCATTGTTGGCGGTGGTTGTGATGGTTGCGAACTGATGTATATAGGAATACCCAAAGAATTGCATGCTACAGATACAAGCTCCGGGTGGAATGAAAAGGGCCAAAAACTGATTGTCAGCGGAACTGTTTTTCAATTGGACCAAAAGACACCGGCCCCAAATGTTATTCTCTACTACTGGCAGACTGATAATGCCGGATATTATTCGCCTACACAAAAAATGGATGAAAGAGTAAAACGCCACGGCCATATTCGGGGTTGGGTGAAAACCGATAAAAACGGAAAATATACTATCAAAACGATACGTCCTGCCCCCTATCCAAATGATGTTTTGCCGGCACATATCCATCTGTCTATAAAGGAACCGGATGTTGCTAATGAATATTATACCGATGAAATCAATTTTGAGGATGACAAATTATTGACTGCTCATTTTAAAAAATATCCTCAGGAAAAGCGTGGCGGTAGCGGTGTTGTAAAAATTAAGGTTAAAGATGGTGTGCAAATTACTACGCATAATATTGTTTTGGGGTTGAATATTCCTAACTATCCTAAGAAATTTAGATAA
- a CDS encoding NAD-dependent epimerase/dehydratase family protein — MKTVFVTGANGLLGTNLVHEMLALGWQVKALVRNPDSFKGAEHSHLELIKGDLQEDLCTHMDACEVVIHIAAETRQHLLRYSDYQKINCNATISLFRSALVSGSVKKFVFVSSANTLGHSDLFELGSEDKAVRYPFKDSYYAKSKLEAENFLLQNKDSMDVIIVNPTFMLGAYDTKPSSGKIILMAWKKQILFYPPGGKNFVDVKDVARGIIAGIEKGKNGEKYLLANSNLSYKAFFELLQQYSNQRPIMIPLSKWLLHLLGYGGNCARFFGLETSISLTNMRILCQNNFFINKKSVQELGIKYKPIDAAIHDAVTYFKSENVLR; from the coding sequence ATGAAAACAGTTTTTGTCACGGGAGCGAATGGACTGCTAGGAACAAATTTAGTTCATGAAATGCTGGCACTAGGCTGGCAGGTTAAGGCATTAGTACGCAATCCGGATAGCTTTAAAGGAGCAGAACATTCCCATTTGGAATTGATAAAAGGCGACTTGCAAGAAGACCTATGCACACATATGGATGCATGTGAAGTAGTTATTCATATTGCTGCCGAAACCAGACAGCATCTCTTACGTTATTCCGATTATCAAAAAATAAACTGTAATGCTACCATAAGCCTGTTCCGGTCTGCGCTTGTATCGGGTTCTGTTAAAAAATTTGTTTTTGTAAGTTCTGCAAACACGTTAGGACACAGTGATTTGTTTGAATTGGGTTCAGAAGATAAGGCTGTGCGTTATCCGTTTAAAGATTCGTATTATGCCAAAAGCAAACTGGAAGCCGAAAATTTCCTCTTACAAAACAAAGACAGTATGGATGTGATTATTGTAAACCCAACATTTATGCTTGGTGCTTATGATACCAAACCCAGTTCCGGTAAAATAATACTGATGGCATGGAAAAAACAAATACTGTTTTATCCACCGGGTGGTAAAAACTTTGTGGACGTAAAAGACGTGGCAAGAGGTATTATAGCCGGTATTGAGAAAGGAAAAAACGGAGAAAAATACCTTTTAGCAAATAGTAACCTCTCTTATAAGGCATTTTTTGAATTACTTCAACAATATTCCAACCAACGCCCAATAATGATACCGCTGTCCAAATGGTTACTTCATCTGTTAGGTTATGGCGGCAATTGCGCAAGATTCTTCGGGTTGGAAACAAGTATAAGCCTGACCAATATGCGTATTCTTTGCCAGAATAATTTCTTTATAAATAAAAAATCAGTTCAGGAACTTGGAATAAAATACAAACCTATAGATGCTGCCATACACGATGCTGTAACTTATTTTAAGTCAGAGAATGTTTTGAGGTAA